The DNA region ACATGACGATACGGAATTTTCTTCCGCCTTGGAGAAGGTCGTTAAGGACGCATACAAAGAGCTCTTTAAAATATGTGGGGATGAGGCATGGAAAGCAGACAGAGGAACTCTTATTGGGTTTTTCAGAACACACGATGAAACTAGCGCCTTAACGGCGACACGCCAAGCAATCGCATTCGAAACACTCGCGTCCCTCAGCGGTCATGGCGAAGCGGTGCAAGTTAAAACCCAGAAATCAAAAACATCTGTCAAGTCTACGGAGTCGAAAATGAAGCCAAAGACGGTCACGTCTGAAGCGAAAATTGATACCACCCAAAGTCAGCTCGGACACGAGCATGTTGGACCAGGCAACCTGGGGCTGACCGTACGCATTGAGATCAATTTGCCAGCCCAAGGTGATCAAGAAACGTATGACAGAATCTTCCAAA from Nitrospirota bacterium includes:
- a CDS encoding DUF5343 domain-containing protein, with amino-acid sequence MGKNGNAHPYIPSAGMIVQTFTQLRKMFPAKVDAETLKKLSIAPKNESMVINVLRFLGFISDESNKTPVASSVFSKHDDTEFSSALEKVVKDAYKELFKICGDEAWKADRGTLIGFFRTHDETSALTATRQAIAFETLASLSGHGEAVQVKTQKSKTSVKSTESKMKPKTVTSEAKIDTTQSQLGHEHVGPGNLGLTVRIEINLPAQGDQETYDRIFQSIKKNLLNG